One window from the genome of Clupea harengus chromosome 19, Ch_v2.0.2, whole genome shotgun sequence encodes:
- the cdca8 gene encoding borealin: MAPRKRTTNKKQKNDPKTAKLEAFLADFDGEVQSIVERLKERTNNLLKDADHLYNMALIKLPKVVRQMNWVDFCASEKPKSPAVDEKKDAEEAAKVESTLAEDHTKSTKKSMKTQSRVKSDEHEEGVPPKSTVKKVGRPKKVPSTSQKNKKGSVLKQNGTIRKSAKKPLYTPARSFMETSLMGATPLITPRFDARLPKTPAVRNPRHREKVYSISVNGSPIAGGSEDIVINVPLGNGEYIQLLASEMDSVDLSQLDENTIRNMRQLQSRLTTLCGSSK; this comes from the exons ATGGCACCAAGAAAAAGGACCacgaataaaaaacaaaaaaatgacccAAAGACGGCTAAATTGGAAGCGTTTTTAGCCGACTTTGATGGCGAAG TCCAGAGCATTGTTGAGCGCTTGAAGGAGAGGACCAACAACCTGCTTAAGGATGCAGACCACCTGTATAACATGGCACTCATCAAACTGCCTAAAGTAGTTCGTCAAATGAACTGGGTCGACTTTTGTG CTTCCGAGAAGCCCAAATCGCCAGCCGTGGATGAAAAG AAGGATGCCGAGGAGGCTGCCAAAGTGGAGAGCACGTTGGCTGAAGACCATACAAAATCCACCAAAAAAT CCATGAAGACCCAGAGCAGAGTCAAATCTGATGAACATGAGGAAGGTGTCCCTCCAAAGTCCACAGTGAAGAAG GTTGGTAGACCCAAGAAGGTGCCATCGACCTCGCAGAAGAACAAAAAGGGTTCAGTCCTCAAGCAGAACGGTACCATTAGGAA GTCTGCCAAGAAGCCTCTGTATACTCCTGCTCGCAGCTTTATGGAAACCTCCCTCATGGGCGCAACCCCGCTCATCACCCCTCGATTTGACGCCAG GCTGCCCAAGACTCCTGCAGTGAGGAACCCCCGCCACCGAGAGAAGGTCTACAGCATCTCTGTTAATGGCTCGCCTATCGCTGGGGGCAGTGAGGATATAGTCATCAACGTTCCCCTTGGGAATGGAGAG TACATTCAGCTTTTGGCCAGTGAGATGGACTCTGTTGACTTAAGCCAGTTGGACGAGAATACTATTAGGAATATGCGACAGCTACAG AGTCGGCTTACGACGCTCTGTGGATCTTCCAAATGA
- the c19h1orf109 gene encoding uncharacterized protein C1orf109 homolog isoform X2, translating to MDQIGVSTCHQNLKQCFHTLETNHKAWNSVLTECTPLERLRFKLLQAVDVVLGKLTNKMDELQKLLKTLSNQVSTVFQFYEQNTDTLDLATCTLRSATSPSIADMLEWLQDANSYYRQQFLRRKHLLQVLRPDDLSLVEEVPKRWESVDSPDGEEHISDTLSRVSFFVDS from the exons ATGGATCAAATTGGTGTTTCAACATGTCATCAAAATCTGAAGCAATGTTTCCACACGTTGGAAACTAACCACAAAGCATGGAACTCAGTGCTGACTGAATGCACTCCTCTG GAACGTCTGCGTTTTAAACTTCTACAAgctgttgatgttgttttgGGCAAAttgacaaataaaat GGACGAGCTTCAGAAATTGCTGAAAACCCTGAGCAACCAGGTTTCTACAGTGTTCCAGTTTTACGAGCAAAACACGGATACACTCGACTTAGCCACCTGTACCTTGAGGTCTGCCACATCGCCATCCATAGCAGACATGTTGGAGTGGCTTCAAGATGCCAATAGCTACTACCGCCAGCA ATTCTTGAGGAGAAAACACCTGTTGCAAGTGCTGAGACCTGATGACCTCTCACTTGTGGAAGAGGTTCCCAAAAGATGGGAATCTGTTGACTCACCTGATGGAGAGGAGCATATTTCAG ACACACTGTCCAGAGTCTCTTTCTTTGTTGACTCCTAA
- the c19h1orf109 gene encoding uncharacterized protein C1orf109 homolog isoform X1, whose product MDQIGVSTCHQNLKQCFHTLETNHKAWNSVLTECTPLVSSLGNLGEQLRALDNIQVGVTQLHHFPDLQERLRFKLLQAVDVVLGKLTNKMDELQKLLKTLSNQVSTVFQFYEQNTDTLDLATCTLRSATSPSIADMLEWLQDANSYYRQQFLRRKHLLQVLRPDDLSLVEEVPKRWESVDSPDGEEHISDTLSRVSFFVDS is encoded by the exons ATGGATCAAATTGGTGTTTCAACATGTCATCAAAATCTGAAGCAATGTTTCCACACGTTGGAAACTAACCACAAAGCATGGAACTCAGTGCTGACTGAATGCACTCCTCTGGTCAGTTCGCTGGGAAACTTAGGGGAGCAATTACGGGCCCTGGACAATATACAGGTCGGTGTTACTCAACTGCACCACTTCCCCGATTTGCAGGAACGTCTGCGTTTTAAACTTCTACAAgctgttgatgttgttttgGGCAAAttgacaaataaaat GGACGAGCTTCAGAAATTGCTGAAAACCCTGAGCAACCAGGTTTCTACAGTGTTCCAGTTTTACGAGCAAAACACGGATACACTCGACTTAGCCACCTGTACCTTGAGGTCTGCCACATCGCCATCCATAGCAGACATGTTGGAGTGGCTTCAAGATGCCAATAGCTACTACCGCCAGCA ATTCTTGAGGAGAAAACACCTGTTGCAAGTGCTGAGACCTGATGACCTCTCACTTGTGGAAGAGGTTCCCAAAAGATGGGAATCTGTTGACTCACCTGATGGAGAGGAGCATATTTCAG ACACACTGTCCAGAGTCTCTTTCTTTGTTGACTCCTAA
- the LOC105909035 gene encoding claudin-4 — MVNTGMQLISFTCAVTGWIMAIAVTALPQWKVTAFIGSNILTSEIVWQGIWMNCIYQTTGHMQCKTYDSMLALPPDIQAARALMCLAIFLGWLSCTVSCCGMKCTTCAADDRHAKAGIALSGGVLFILTGLCVLVPISWTANSVVRDFYNPNVPLVHKRELGQAIYLGWASAVILMISGAVLSSTCPHLEREGGYRRGYIARSFTSTRPSAPDPPKPISSNSLPLKEYV; from the coding sequence ATGGTGAACACGGGCATGCAGCTCATAAGCTTCACTTGCGCCGTGACCGGGTGGATTATGGCCATCGCCGTGACAGCGCTGCCCCAGTGGAAGGTGACGGCCTTCATCGGCAGCAACATCCTCACGTCGGAAATCGTGTGGCAGGGCATTTGGATGAACTGCATCTATCAGACTACAGGCCACATGCAGTGCAAGACTTACGACTCCATGTTGGCCCTCCCACCGGACATACAGGCTGCCCGGGCCCTGATGTGCCTGGCCATCTTCCTGGGCTGGCTGTCATGCACTGTGTCCTGTTGTGGAATGAAGTGCACCACCTGTGCCGCGGACGATCGCCATGCCAAGGCTGGCATAGCTCTCTCCGGCGGGGTGCTCTTCATCCTCACGGGCCTGTGCGTGCTGGTGCCCATCTCCTGGACCGCCAACTCTGTGGTGCGGGACTTCTATAACCCCAACGTGCCCCTTGTGCACAAGCGGGAGCTAGGCCAGGCCATCTACCTGGGCTGGGCATCTGCTGTTATCCTCATGATTAGCGGGGCAGTGCTAAGCAGCACCTGTCCCCaccttgagagagagggaggctatCGCCGTGGATACATAGCACGGAGTTTCACCAGCACTCGGCCCTCTGCCCCTGACCCACCCAAACCCATCTCCAGCAACAGCTTGCCCCTCAAGGAGTATGTCTGA